Proteins encoded within one genomic window of Macrobrachium nipponense isolate FS-2020 chromosome 9, ASM1510439v2, whole genome shotgun sequence:
- the LOC135217888 gene encoding prisilkin-39-like isoform X1, which translates to MKILVIVLLAAAACATEIEKREAEPGYGSYGHVTHYQRPSYGYSHHYHKRSADPEPEPSYGYGNSYGYRSYRPVRYGYSHHYHKRSADPEPEAEPSYGYGNSYGYRSYRPVSYGHSHHYHKRSADPEPEAEPSYGYGNSYGYRSYRPVSYGYSHHYHKRSADPEPSYGYSRGYSAPVYHRPSYGYSHGGYY; encoded by the coding sequence ATTGAGAAGCGAGAGGCGGAGCCCGGTTATGGAAGTTATGGCCATGTGACTCACTATCAGCGTCCTTCTTATGGCTATTCTCATCACTAtcacaagagatctgctgatcctGAACCTGAACCTTCCTATGGGTATGGTAACTCTTATGGGTACCGCAGCTACCGGCCAGTGAGATATGGCTATTCTCATCACTATCATAAGAGATCTGCTGATCCTGAACCTGAAGCTGAACCTTCCTATGGTTATGGTAACTCCTATGGATACCGCAGCTACCGCCCAGTGAGCTATGGCCATTCTCATCACTAtcacaagagatctgctgatcctGAACCTGAGGCTGAACCTTCCTATGGCTATGGTAACTCCTATGGGTACCGCAGCTACCGCCCAGTGAGCTATGGGTATTCTCATCACTAtcacaagagatctgctgatcctGAACCTTCTTATGGATATAGCCGTGGATATTCTGCACCAGTCTACCACAGGCCATCATATGGTTACAGCCATGGTGGATACTATTAA